Proteins co-encoded in one Kribbella solani genomic window:
- a CDS encoding MFS transporter: MSAAPPVRTGAVVPVLASAGITVALMQTLVIPLVPELPRLLNASAAGTAWAITATLLAAAVATPIMGRLGDMYGKRRMLLISVGMLVAGSVVAALSSSLVPMIAGRALQGLAAGVIPLGISIMRDELPSEKLGTATAQMSASLGVGGALGLPAAALLAENFNWHTLFWLSAGLGVVVFALILRFVPESSVRSGGRFDLLGGAGLSVGLISLLLAISQGASWGWTGGRTLGLFALAVIALLAWGWWETRIDEPLVDLRITARPQVLLTNLASMVFGFAMFAMSLVLPQLLQMPKATGFGLGQSMLASGLVMGPSGLIMLITAPFSAKISKARGPKVTLMLGVVVVAAGYGVGSVLMGSVWELVLVSLLIGAGIGLAYGAMPALIMAAVPVSETAAANSFNTLMRSIGTSVSSAVAGVILANLTISLGGYTLPSQSGFRTVLLIGAGAALAALAIAAFIPRGRQLDSTYTPTAETTTPERVANRA, from the coding sequence ATGTCCGCAGCTCCACCCGTGCGTACCGGCGCCGTCGTGCCGGTGCTCGCCTCGGCCGGTATCACGGTCGCGCTGATGCAGACCCTGGTGATCCCGCTGGTCCCCGAGCTGCCCCGGCTACTGAACGCCTCGGCCGCCGGCACCGCGTGGGCGATCACCGCCACGTTGCTCGCGGCCGCGGTCGCGACGCCGATCATGGGCCGGCTCGGCGACATGTACGGCAAACGCCGGATGCTGCTGATCAGCGTCGGCATGCTGGTCGCCGGTTCGGTCGTCGCCGCGCTGAGCAGCTCATTGGTGCCGATGATCGCCGGCCGCGCGCTGCAGGGCCTGGCCGCCGGCGTGATCCCGCTCGGCATCAGCATCATGCGCGACGAACTCCCCAGCGAGAAGCTGGGCACCGCGACCGCGCAGATGAGCGCCTCACTCGGCGTCGGCGGCGCGCTCGGCCTGCCCGCCGCGGCGCTGCTCGCGGAGAACTTCAACTGGCACACGCTGTTCTGGCTGTCGGCCGGGCTCGGCGTGGTCGTCTTCGCGCTGATCCTGCGCTTCGTACCGGAATCGTCGGTCCGCTCCGGCGGCCGGTTCGACCTGCTCGGCGGAGCCGGGCTGTCGGTCGGCCTGATTTCGTTGCTGCTGGCAATCTCTCAGGGCGCGAGCTGGGGCTGGACCGGTGGACGTACGCTCGGCCTGTTCGCGCTCGCGGTGATCGCGCTGCTGGCCTGGGGCTGGTGGGAGACCCGGATCGACGAGCCGCTCGTCGACCTGCGGATCACGGCCCGCCCGCAGGTACTGCTGACGAACCTGGCGTCGATGGTGTTCGGCTTCGCGATGTTCGCGATGTCGTTGGTACTGCCACAGCTGTTGCAGATGCCGAAGGCAACCGGTTTCGGACTCGGTCAGTCGATGCTCGCGTCCGGTCTGGTGATGGGCCCGTCCGGGTTGATCATGCTGATCACGGCACCGTTCTCGGCCAAGATCTCCAAGGCCCGTGGGCCGAAGGTGACGCTGATGCTCGGCGTGGTCGTGGTCGCGGCCGGGTACGGAGTGGGCAGCGTGCTGATGGGTTCGGTCTGGGAGCTCGTCCTGGTCTCGCTGCTGATCGGCGCCGGCATCGGCCTGGCGTACGGCGCCATGCCGGCCTTGATCATGGCCGCCGTCCCGGTCTCCGAGACCGCCGCCGCCAACAGCTTCAACACCCTGATGCGCTCAATCGGCACCTCGGTCTCAAGCGCCGTAGCCGGCGTAATCCTCGCCAACCTGACCATCTCCCTTGGCGGCTACACCCTGCCCTCCCAATCCGGCTTCCGCACCGTCCTCCTGATCGGCGCCGGCGCCGCCCTGGCCGCCCTGGCCATCGCCGCCTTCATCCCCCGTGGTCGGCAGCTCGACAGTACGTATACGCCCACTGCCGAGACGACCACGCCTGAACGCGTCGCCAACCGGGCCTAG
- a CDS encoding dienelactone hydrolase family protein produces the protein MAEVVLYHHAQGLTDGVKAFAEELRQAGHTVHTPDLYEGNTYVTLEEGIEYASSTGFGVILERGVQAAQGLPEQVVYAGFSLGVMPAQKLTQTRPGATGALFYYSCLPVEEFGSWPDGVPVQVHGMDQDPFFTEEGGDLDAARALTAAVPSAELFLYPGKAHLFADSSLPGYDEPAAKLLLQRTLDFLA, from the coding sequence ATGGCCGAGGTTGTGCTGTACCACCACGCGCAGGGACTGACCGACGGGGTGAAGGCGTTCGCCGAGGAACTCCGGCAGGCGGGTCACACCGTGCACACGCCGGACCTCTACGAGGGCAACACGTACGTGACCCTCGAGGAGGGCATCGAGTACGCGAGCAGTACCGGTTTCGGGGTGATCCTGGAGCGCGGAGTGCAGGCGGCGCAGGGCCTGCCGGAGCAGGTCGTGTACGCCGGGTTCTCGCTCGGTGTGATGCCCGCGCAGAAGCTGACCCAGACCCGCCCGGGCGCGACCGGCGCGCTGTTCTACTACTCGTGCCTGCCGGTGGAGGAGTTCGGCAGCTGGCCCGATGGCGTACCGGTGCAGGTGCACGGGATGGATCAGGACCCGTTCTTCACCGAGGAAGGCGGCGACCTGGACGCCGCCCGCGCCCTGACCGCCGCCGTCCCGTCAGCCGAACTGTTCCTCTACCCCGGCAAGGCGCACCTCTTCGCCGACTCGTCCCTCCCTGGCTACGACGAGCCGGCCGCCAAGCTCCTCCTCCAGCGCACCCTCGACTTTCTTGCGTAA
- a CDS encoding ArsR/SmtB family transcription factor, producing the protein MPINPSVPDYELAETVELTTVEQVRAISDPLRTTILGLLHERAATVTELATAVGRPKSTVAHHVKVLADAGILQVVRTRRVRAIEERFYGRAARMFYVGLGRQDGQLPPDFNDFEVAAGESKPAYDAGQLRSFIRHARIPEERAAEFWQRVDQLIHEFDRLPRAGDTTYGFTVGLYPMTGYPTLPPAEDEDQAPPPPA; encoded by the coding sequence ATGCCGATCAATCCTTCAGTGCCCGACTACGAGCTCGCGGAGACGGTCGAGCTGACCACCGTCGAGCAGGTGCGGGCGATCAGCGACCCGTTGCGGACGACGATTCTCGGGCTACTGCACGAGCGGGCCGCGACCGTCACCGAACTGGCCACCGCGGTCGGGCGGCCGAAGAGCACGGTCGCGCACCACGTCAAGGTGCTCGCCGACGCGGGCATCCTGCAGGTGGTCCGGACCCGCCGGGTGCGGGCGATCGAGGAACGGTTCTACGGGCGCGCGGCGCGGATGTTCTACGTCGGGCTCGGCCGGCAGGACGGGCAGTTGCCGCCGGACTTCAACGACTTCGAGGTCGCGGCCGGGGAGTCCAAACCGGCGTACGACGCGGGGCAGCTGCGGTCGTTCATCCGCCATGCACGGATTCCGGAGGAGCGCGCGGCGGAGTTCTGGCAGCGGGTGGACCAACTGATCCACGAGTTCGACCGGCTACCGCGGGCCGGCGACACGACGTACGGCTTCACCGTCGGCCTCTACCCGATGACCGGCTACCCAACCTTGCCCCCAGCCGAAGACGAGGACCAAGCCCCACCGCCCCCGGCCTAA
- a CDS encoding MarR family winged helix-turn-helix transcriptional regulator translates to MSRAELPRPDERPLIALVDRAHRALQADMVRRAHADGHTEVKMAHNSVFGTLHAEGARAAEMATRAGITRQSMGEVIRDMVGLDLLEMREDPNDGRAKVVTYSEHGLEVAGDGFGYLIQLERRFAAEFGPEEYAVARDVLARVAAVLDRYATETTEANTEAADAAGTDAAGAGG, encoded by the coding sequence ATGTCAAGGGCTGAGCTCCCCCGACCGGACGAACGCCCGCTGATCGCGCTGGTCGACCGGGCCCATCGGGCGCTGCAGGCCGACATGGTTCGCCGTGCGCACGCGGACGGGCACACCGAGGTGAAGATGGCGCACAACTCGGTCTTCGGCACGTTGCATGCCGAGGGGGCGCGGGCCGCGGAGATGGCGACCCGGGCCGGGATCACCCGGCAGTCGATGGGTGAGGTGATCCGCGACATGGTCGGGCTCGATCTGCTGGAGATGCGCGAGGACCCGAACGACGGGCGCGCGAAGGTGGTCACCTACTCCGAGCACGGGCTGGAAGTGGCGGGGGACGGGTTCGGGTACCTGATCCAGCTCGAACGGCGGTTCGCGGCGGAGTTCGGCCCGGAGGAGTACGCGGTGGCGCGTGACGTACTCGCCCGGGTCGCCGCCGTCCTGGACCGCTACGCCACCGAAACCACCGAAGCCAACACCGAGGCCGCCGATGCAGCCGGAACCGACGCGGCCGGAGCCGGCGGTTAG
- a CDS encoding glutamate-cysteine ligase family protein: MDAKELHPVVAGLFARGGRTVRVAIEQEYVVAGADGGVVPIGTVRRAAADALAARYISFEPGGQLELSLPPSAEPVRDLRALAADLRSRLAAYGITLHETPVDRRPDVPLQLTSPRYVAMQQHLDRIGPAGRRMMRRTASTQVCLDWWPGPDGIEQWRVLNLAGPLLAARFTRDRERLAIWLAVDPARTGFDDRLLRGTDPVAPYAAFAAGAEVFVEGGPAEHVSTLFPPVRPRGRYLEVRFLDAQPPEALDEVVGALERLMYDDAHRRNVLRSLETASLRESWGALDRVVAA, translated from the coding sequence ATGGATGCCAAGGAGCTTCACCCAGTAGTGGCCGGGCTGTTCGCCCGGGGCGGCCGGACGGTACGGGTCGCGATCGAGCAGGAGTACGTCGTCGCCGGCGCGGATGGGGGCGTGGTGCCGATCGGTACGGTCCGGCGGGCGGCAGCGGATGCGCTCGCGGCGCGGTACATCAGCTTCGAGCCGGGCGGGCAACTCGAGTTGAGCCTGCCGCCATCGGCCGAACCAGTACGCGATCTGCGCGCGCTGGCGGCCGACCTTCGCAGTCGATTGGCGGCGTACGGGATCACGCTGCACGAGACGCCCGTCGATCGGCGGCCGGACGTACCTTTGCAACTGACCTCGCCGCGGTACGTCGCGATGCAGCAGCACCTCGACCGGATCGGACCGGCCGGTCGCCGGATGATGCGCCGGACCGCGTCCACACAGGTCTGCCTGGATTGGTGGCCCGGTCCGGACGGCATCGAGCAATGGCGCGTACTCAACCTGGCCGGTCCGCTTCTGGCCGCGCGTTTCACTCGCGATCGTGAGCGGCTGGCGATCTGGCTGGCGGTCGATCCGGCGCGTACGGGGTTCGACGATCGACTGCTGCGCGGTACCGATCCGGTCGCCCCGTACGCCGCCTTCGCCGCGGGCGCCGAGGTCTTTGTGGAGGGCGGCCCGGCGGAGCATGTAAGTACGCTCTTCCCGCCCGTCCGGCCGCGCGGTCGCTACCTTGAGGTCCGTTTCCTCGACGCCCAACCGCCGGAAGCGCTCGATGAGGTCGTGGGCGCGCTCGAGCGGTTGATGTACGACGACGCGCATCGGCGCAACGTACTCCGGTCGCTGGAAACGGCTTCCTTGCGGGAGTCGTGGGGTGCGCTGGATCGGGTGGTGGCGGCATGA
- a CDS encoding glutathione synthase, whose amino-acid sequence MNGPARFVEGTAPRRPATRARGALFVIDPLAGLQAEVDASIGLMSATQDLGLEVWCCEPEELAFANGQVQAYARRIRLRPRSARRGPHLGNQGGDHRWVVDATWWDELERVVVEVSSFGLVHLRIDPPVDARYLHTTYLLDLVEGPRVINRPEGIRAMHEKLVALRFPELCPATYVGADPVALRSFVAAVGTAVVKPVDGFAGHDVWLVPDDRGATALLQSATQGGRQVIAQEYLSSVAAGNKRLFLLDGEIVGAVLRRPCADDFRIGPPVAAAEIDEQDRAIAAALGPVLRGYGLVIAGADVIDGRLIEVNVTCPGGMHKTDALLGTRLSHTIVSSLFEGALA is encoded by the coding sequence ATGAACGGGCCGGCTCGGTTTGTGGAGGGCACCGCTCCCCGACGACCCGCAACGCGAGCTCGTGGTGCGCTGTTCGTCATCGATCCGCTGGCCGGGTTGCAGGCCGAGGTCGACGCGAGCATCGGCTTGATGAGCGCGACGCAGGACCTCGGGCTGGAGGTCTGGTGCTGCGAGCCGGAGGAGCTGGCGTTCGCCAACGGGCAGGTCCAGGCGTACGCGCGGCGAATCCGCCTCCGGCCACGATCCGCGCGGCGCGGCCCACACCTCGGCAACCAGGGCGGTGATCATCGCTGGGTTGTTGATGCGACCTGGTGGGATGAGCTCGAGCGTGTGGTCGTGGAGGTCTCGTCGTTCGGGCTCGTGCACTTGCGGATCGATCCGCCGGTCGACGCGCGGTACCTACACACGACGTATTTGCTCGACCTCGTGGAAGGCCCGCGGGTGATCAATCGGCCGGAGGGGATTCGGGCGATGCACGAGAAGCTTGTCGCGCTGCGGTTTCCGGAGCTGTGCCCGGCGACGTACGTCGGGGCCGATCCGGTTGCGCTGCGATCGTTCGTCGCGGCCGTCGGTACGGCGGTGGTGAAGCCGGTCGACGGGTTCGCGGGGCACGACGTCTGGCTCGTACCGGACGATCGCGGCGCCACGGCTTTGTTGCAGTCGGCAACCCAGGGTGGGCGCCAGGTGATTGCCCAGGAGTACCTGTCTTCGGTTGCTGCTGGCAACAAACGGTTGTTCTTGCTGGACGGCGAGATCGTCGGCGCGGTGCTGCGGCGGCCGTGCGCCGACGACTTCCGGATCGGTCCACCGGTGGCGGCGGCCGAGATCGACGAGCAGGACCGCGCGATCGCCGCCGCCCTCGGGCCGGTCCTGCGCGGGTACGGCCTGGTGATCGCCGGCGCCGACGTGATCGACGGCCGGCTGATCGAGGTCAACGTCACCTGTCCCGGCGGTATGCACAAGACCGACGCGCTGCTCGGGACGCGACTCAGTCACACCATCGTGAGCAGTTTGTTCGAAGGAGCACTCGCATGA
- a CDS encoding MAPEG family protein, with product MNLSTVTVISIALLGILLFVLGANVTRNRALRGTGNQLPTDPSDRLLIAVRAHGNAAEYIPTMIVLLLVCSALSDSPAIGVLAVAAVVVRYVHAVGMLTSSTLASHGPIRDIGAVGTYLVGIALGVTAIVTL from the coding sequence ATGAACCTCAGTACAGTCACCGTGATCAGCATCGCCCTGCTGGGCATTCTCTTGTTCGTACTCGGCGCCAACGTGACTCGCAATCGTGCGTTACGCGGAACCGGCAACCAGCTCCCGACCGACCCGAGCGACCGGCTGCTGATCGCGGTACGCGCACATGGCAACGCGGCCGAGTACATCCCCACCATGATCGTGCTGCTACTGGTTTGCTCGGCGTTGTCGGACAGCCCGGCAATCGGCGTACTCGCGGTGGCCGCCGTCGTCGTCCGCTACGTCCACGCCGTCGGCATGCTCACCTCGTCGACCCTTGCCAGCCACGGACCGATCCGGGACATCGGTGCCGTCGGCACCTACCTCGTCGGCATCGCCCTCGGCGTCACCGCGATCGTGACGCTCTGA
- a CDS encoding helix-turn-helix domain-containing protein — protein MRTVKRLLDQEFHEHWTLRELAARRSPLAPVYLAELFAGELGRPPHRYLGERRIDRARQLLEASDIAITALAISLGFSSSQRFARVFRQHTGTTPTAFRASRSR, from the coding sequence GTGCGTACCGTCAAACGCCTGCTGGACCAGGAGTTCCACGAGCATTGGACGCTCCGCGAGCTCGCCGCTCGCCGCTCGCCGCTCGCGCCGGTGTACCTGGCCGAGCTGTTCGCCGGCGAGCTCGGCCGGCCGCCGCACCGGTACCTCGGCGAACGCCGCATCGACCGCGCGCGACAGTTGCTGGAGGCGAGTGATATCGCGATCACGGCGCTCGCGATCAGCCTCGGGTTCAGCTCCAGCCAGCGTTTCGCGCGGGTGTTCCGGCAGCACACCGGCACTACGCCGACCGCGTTCAGAGCGTCACGATCGCGGTGA
- a CDS encoding phytanoyl-CoA dioxygenase family protein: MTVRTAGWKPPGGVAQVGWHTDRQYWQSCSSDDMLTAWVGFHDVDEVNGAVAFLPGSHRWDITGLDFLSQDAAALEASIVAQGFDPAPFVPRMKRGQVSFHNCRTVHGSSPNLSSTPRRSIVIHLQPTTNHWRPGPAHPNDTLVPHNPTPDYTDPTIQPHLWPTPQ; encoded by the coding sequence TTGACGGTACGCACCGCCGGATGGAAGCCGCCGGGTGGGGTGGCGCAGGTTGGCTGGCATACCGATCGCCAGTACTGGCAGTCGTGCAGCTCGGACGACATGCTGACCGCGTGGGTCGGGTTCCACGATGTCGACGAGGTCAACGGGGCCGTCGCGTTCCTCCCAGGCAGCCATCGCTGGGACATCACCGGCCTGGACTTCCTCTCCCAGGACGCCGCCGCGCTGGAGGCGTCGATCGTCGCGCAAGGGTTCGATCCGGCGCCGTTCGTACCGCGAATGAAGCGCGGCCAGGTCAGCTTCCACAACTGCCGCACCGTCCACGGCAGCTCCCCCAACCTGAGCTCCACACCACGCCGCTCGATCGTCATCCACCTACAACCCACCACCAACCACTGGCGCCCCGGCCCCGCCCACCCCAACGACACCCTCGTCCCCCACAACCCCACCCCCGACTACACCGACCCCACCATCCAGCCCCACCTCTGGCCAACCCCGCAGTAA
- a CDS encoding type 1 glutamine amidotransferase domain-containing protein, translating into MQRTATRRILIGLTSHDDLGGVRKTGYYLPEVAHPWKVFTAAGYTVDLASVAGGEPPVDGADLNDPVQREYTEDVEMAAKTLATPRFADVQAADYDAILFAGGHGTMWDFPNDPDLARVAVEIYSAGGVLAAVCHGPAALVGLYGVDGRPVVEGKQVAAFTNAEEAAVGLADVVPFLLQSRLESLGATHTGAPNFEPHTITDGHLVTGQNPASAKDVAAAVLAVLNG; encoded by the coding sequence ATGCAACGTACGGCGACACGGCGGATCTTGATCGGGCTCACTAGCCACGACGACCTGGGCGGGGTGCGGAAGACGGGGTACTACCTGCCGGAGGTGGCGCATCCTTGGAAGGTGTTCACGGCGGCCGGGTACACGGTGGACCTGGCGAGCGTCGCGGGTGGTGAGCCGCCGGTGGATGGTGCCGATCTGAACGATCCGGTGCAGCGTGAGTACACCGAAGATGTGGAGATGGCGGCGAAGACGCTGGCGACGCCGCGGTTCGCGGACGTACAGGCGGCGGACTATGACGCGATCCTGTTCGCCGGTGGGCACGGGACGATGTGGGACTTTCCGAACGACCCCGACCTGGCTCGCGTCGCGGTCGAGATCTACTCGGCCGGCGGGGTGCTGGCGGCGGTTTGCCATGGTCCGGCGGCGCTGGTCGGCCTGTACGGCGTCGACGGCCGGCCAGTTGTCGAGGGCAAGCAAGTCGCGGCCTTCACGAACGCCGAGGAAGCAGCCGTCGGGCTGGCTGACGTGGTCCCGTTCCTGCTCCAATCCCGCCTGGAGTCCCTAGGCGCGACCCACACCGGCGCCCCGAACTTCGAACCCCACACCATCACCGACGGCCACCTGGTCACCGGCCAAAACCCAGCCTCCGCAAAGGACGTCGCCGCGGCAGTACTCGCCGTACTGAACGGCTGA
- a CDS encoding LysR family transcriptional regulator, with product MAVSLDLLKTFLAVHRAGTVTGAAEVLGLSQPTVTTHLKSLERLLGRPLFVRQARGVRPTSAGDELARRIGESIDALQGLMDDELDAPAVATVHLGGPADFLCTKVVPALAPRLSKGLQVRTTFGMPDDLLDLLLDRSLDLVVSSTRPRRAGLHVTPCYDELFALVAAPQWSVGKPATTPEPLRGIPLVAYAESAPIIRRYWRSVFNTRLTRTADLVLPDLRGILTAVRAGAGATVLPTYLCGDSLASGELILLADPELPPLNTLYLATRADSGPRSAAVLVRDRLLRVL from the coding sequence ATGGCCGTCTCCCTGGATCTGCTGAAGACCTTCCTGGCCGTCCATCGAGCCGGCACCGTCACCGGCGCCGCCGAGGTACTCGGCCTGTCGCAACCGACCGTGACAACACATCTGAAGAGCCTCGAACGACTCCTCGGCCGGCCCTTGTTCGTCCGCCAGGCCCGCGGCGTACGACCGACCAGCGCCGGCGACGAACTCGCCCGCCGGATCGGCGAATCGATCGACGCGCTCCAAGGCCTGATGGACGACGAACTCGACGCCCCGGCCGTCGCGACCGTCCATCTCGGCGGCCCGGCCGACTTCCTGTGTACGAAGGTCGTGCCCGCGCTCGCCCCGCGCCTGTCCAAGGGCCTGCAGGTACGAACGACTTTCGGCATGCCCGACGACCTCCTGGACCTGCTCCTCGATCGAAGCCTCGATCTGGTCGTCAGCTCAACCCGTCCACGCCGTGCGGGTCTCCACGTGACACCTTGCTACGACGAGTTGTTCGCCCTGGTCGCCGCGCCGCAATGGTCCGTCGGCAAACCAGCGACCACACCGGAACCGCTGCGCGGCATTCCCCTGGTCGCGTACGCCGAGTCCGCGCCGATCATCCGCCGGTACTGGCGCAGCGTGTTCAACACCCGCTTGACCCGGACCGCCGATCTCGTGCTCCCGGATCTTCGCGGCATCCTCACCGCCGTACGCGCCGGTGCCGGAGCGACCGTACTTCCCACCTACCTGTGCGGCGACAGCCTTGCCAGTGGCGAACTGATCCTGCTGGCAGACCCGGAACTGCCGCCGCTCAACACGCTCTACCTGGCCACCCGCGCCGACTCCGGCCCCCGCAGCGCCGCCGTCCTGGTCCGCGACCGCCTGCTCCGCGTGCTCTGA
- a CDS encoding SdrD B-like domain-containing protein, with protein sequence MLRAVLAGLLLTGSAAGTMVATSGAAGAATADGTLTVQVLRDFFGTGVINAAMDTPQQGMVVEVTDTAGHHVRGTTDSTGKVVVAPTATLIGGQYRVDVSIPTPYDGYLRAAPASTADNHFDSFTSFVDVRNGKDDSVITAVWNPADYTLPDSKYYVPVQSPAVNTDGSAPDPNLRALVSFGQDARGTCPDQLACPKVINTQAQVGTTWGLAYDKYRKRIFQAAFAKRFTEYGPEGAGAIYTTALDGSSAPTLFAKVPGVALTPHGPGDMRKDPGFIDAPGKESIGGLALSEDGETLYAVNLLTRRLVSFDATGDSARPAKSVRIPDPGCAFAGDWRPFALTAHDGKLYVGGVCSAESTKQRSDLKAVVYSYDGTTFTPVLTQGLGFERGQVLQGWTTQTTNHWNPWDSSLLNWESRSINPTLYVNPQPELATLAFSRNGSMILGFRDRFMDVIGNGMDPRPGNNTIQAGMSGGDINMACAKPGGGYDWEGTGICPNHGTFETNGREVGDVKEYFHGDFFDPNRSGNGLHQEGSQGSVAYIPQQQWVISTELDPARDVSSNGTGWYNVDTGVGPGHDTPAHGYQFVGPTNSFGKAGGLGDIAYAAANAPIQIGNIVWFDGDHNGIQDPYHEDEVPLKDATVNLLDADGKQVATTKTDAAGEYYFGGVGAEYELTRGAKYTVEFNVCTADTSNVPRTPAATDLRFTLPVAGSDRAHDSNVTPPTSGQLCKGYAPVTAPAVAGGVDHTIDAGVYIPLPTPPSTPPPTTPTASPTPSPTVTPSTTPSATPTASPTSSQSPSSPPKEPGGSLAATGADVPPIFLILGGFLLAAGAVLLLVSRKRRASRQH encoded by the coding sequence GTGCTGCGGGCGGTATTGGCAGGCCTGTTGCTGACCGGCAGCGCCGCGGGCACGATGGTCGCGACCAGCGGCGCGGCCGGCGCCGCGACCGCCGACGGAACGCTGACGGTCCAGGTGCTGCGCGACTTCTTCGGGACCGGCGTGATCAACGCCGCGATGGACACACCACAGCAGGGCATGGTCGTCGAGGTCACCGACACGGCCGGCCATCACGTCCGGGGTACGACAGACTCGACCGGCAAGGTGGTCGTCGCGCCGACGGCCACGCTGATCGGCGGGCAGTACCGGGTGGACGTTTCGATCCCCACGCCGTACGACGGGTACTTGCGGGCGGCGCCGGCGTCGACGGCCGACAACCACTTCGACAGCTTCACGTCGTTCGTCGACGTACGCAACGGCAAGGACGACTCGGTCATCACCGCGGTCTGGAACCCGGCCGACTACACCTTGCCCGACTCCAAGTACTACGTGCCGGTGCAGAGTCCGGCAGTCAACACCGACGGCTCCGCGCCGGACCCGAACCTGCGGGCTCTGGTGTCGTTCGGCCAGGACGCGCGCGGTACGTGCCCGGACCAGCTGGCCTGCCCGAAGGTGATCAACACCCAGGCACAGGTCGGTACGACTTGGGGCCTCGCGTACGACAAGTACCGCAAGCGCATCTTCCAGGCAGCGTTCGCGAAACGCTTCACCGAGTACGGTCCGGAAGGCGCCGGCGCGATCTACACGACCGCTCTGGACGGCTCGAGCGCGCCGACGCTGTTCGCGAAGGTGCCTGGCGTCGCGCTGACTCCGCACGGTCCTGGCGACATGCGCAAGGACCCGGGGTTCATCGATGCCCCGGGCAAGGAAAGTATCGGCGGGCTGGCTCTGTCCGAGGACGGCGAGACGCTGTACGCGGTGAACCTGCTGACCCGGCGCCTGGTCAGTTTCGACGCGACCGGCGACTCCGCGCGCCCGGCGAAGTCCGTCCGCATTCCCGACCCGGGGTGCGCGTTCGCGGGCGACTGGCGGCCGTTCGCGCTGACGGCCCACGACGGCAAGCTGTACGTGGGTGGCGTCTGTTCCGCCGAAAGCACCAAGCAGCGTAGTGATCTGAAGGCGGTCGTCTACAGCTACGACGGCACGACGTTCACGCCGGTCCTCACGCAAGGTCTCGGATTCGAGCGCGGCCAGGTCCTGCAGGGCTGGACCACGCAGACCACCAACCACTGGAACCCGTGGGACAGCAGCCTGCTGAACTGGGAGAGCCGCTCGATCAACCCCACCCTGTACGTCAACCCGCAGCCGGAGCTGGCCACTCTGGCCTTCAGCCGCAACGGGTCGATGATCCTGGGCTTCCGGGACCGGTTCATGGATGTCATCGGCAACGGGATGGACCCGCGGCCGGGCAACAACACGATCCAGGCCGGCATGTCCGGCGGTGACATCAACATGGCCTGTGCGAAGCCGGGTGGCGGGTACGACTGGGAAGGTACCGGAATCTGCCCGAACCACGGGACGTTCGAGACCAACGGCCGGGAGGTGGGCGATGTCAAGGAGTACTTCCACGGCGACTTCTTCGACCCGAACCGTTCCGGCAACGGGCTGCACCAGGAGGGCTCGCAGGGATCGGTCGCCTACATCCCGCAGCAGCAATGGGTGATCAGCACCGAGCTGGACCCGGCCCGGGACGTCAGCTCGAACGGCACCGGCTGGTACAACGTGGACACCGGGGTCGGCCCGGGGCACGACACCCCGGCGCACGGGTACCAGTTCGTCGGTCCGACCAACAGTTTCGGCAAGGCGGGCGGACTCGGCGACATCGCGTACGCGGCCGCGAACGCGCCGATCCAGATCGGCAACATCGTCTGGTTCGACGGTGATCACAACGGTATCCAGGACCCGTACCACGAGGACGAGGTGCCGCTGAAGGACGCGACCGTCAACCTGTTGGATGCCGACGGCAAGCAGGTCGCGACCACGAAGACGGACGCCGCGGGCGAGTACTACTTCGGTGGCGTCGGCGCGGAGTACGAGCTGACGCGCGGCGCCAAGTACACGGTCGAGTTCAACGTGTGTACTGCCGACACGAGCAACGTGCCGCGAACACCGGCTGCCACTGACCTTCGGTTCACGCTCCCGGTCGCGGGTAGTGATCGCGCGCACGACTCGAACGTCACGCCACCGACCAGCGGGCAGCTCTGCAAGGGGTACGCCCCGGTGACCGCGCCGGCAGTGGCGGGCGGGGTCGATCACACCATCGACGCCGGCGTCTACATCCCGCTGCCGACGCCCCCGTCCACGCCGCCGCCGACGACACCGACGGCCTCGCCGACACCGTCGCCGACGGTCACCCCGTCGACGACGCCCTCGGCCACCCCGACCGCGTCGCCGACGTCGTCACAATCGCCGTCAAGTCCGCCGAAGGAGCCAGGCGGTTCGCTGGCCGCCACGGGCGCGGACGTGCCGCCGATCTTCCTGATCCTCGGCGGGTTCCTCCTCGCCGCGGGCGCCGTTCTCCTGCTTGTCAGCCGGAAACGACGCGCAAGCCGACAGCACTGA